The sequence below is a genomic window from Humulus lupulus chromosome 3, drHumLupu1.1, whole genome shotgun sequence.
GAAGAAATAGGGTCATCATGAACAACTGGTGTGGTCCAAGACTCCAAGATGGAGCTGGGGAACACTGGAAATGCTGCTGTCGGTTTGATGAAGTTCCGCTGAAGGGACTTGATGAGTGCGACATCCAGCTGTTTAGCGTACTTCCAGTAGTCATGCTGCTGAGTTTCCAAGGACACCAGTCGCCCAAGAATTTTGCTCTGCTAAGCAAGGAGGTCAGTGAGTGCAGGAGCAAGGGGCGGAGCTGGTGGAGGCATGGTGGATGGCCCAGCAGCTGAGGCAGACGGGCGACTCGGACCAGTGATAGTGAAGTCAATGTCTCGGTTCTCGAAGAGTACATCCTCTGTGGAGGGAAAAGTCACCCCAGCTCGAATGCACAGCTGTGTGATGAGTGATGGAAAGAATAACTTTCCCTTTCTCTTCTTGGTACAACTAGTAATCTTCCTGGAGATCAACTAGTCCACATTGATACTCAAACCATACAGTATAGTAGGAGCACCTTCTCCTTGGACACCGTAGTGTCATGAGTGGTGGGCAGCAACCAGCATTTGAGAAAATTTAACCACTCTCCAACTTTTGGAAAAATAGAGGTGTGCAATAGAGTGCGCACACTGCCAGAAGAGACACGCCACTGAGCACCGGGGGCTACGACATGTTGCAGCGCCTTGTCAAAGTTTTATGGTGAAGGGGCCAAGACCATCTCATTACATGCAGCGTACTCAACACTGGCTAACCCAAAGAGTGAATTAATAGCCTCACCAGAAAAGGAGACAACCTTGCCTCGAACAATCACTTCAGAATTATCAGAAGAGGCTATGTTGGCATAAAACTTTCACACCAATGGGATGATAGCATGCACTAACTTTTGATAGAAAACCACCCAATTGTGATGCTCAATGACACTATTTATAAATTCTGGCACCTCGACAATGGTGGGTAAGAATCCTTTTTGTAGGAGAAACTTCTTGATTTTAATGCATTCATACAGTGCCTTGGCCTGAGCAGAAACAAAATTTTTAGTGGGGCCTAAAGGTACCGAGTTTTTCTTAGTGGATGGGGTCGATACAGCACTGGGTGCTGGCTGGGAGGCATCTTTGGTGGTAGTGGAGGCCTTTCGTTTCTTGGGAGGAGGTGCGACGGATGTGGGTTTGGCGGCTCTCTTGGATTTGGGTCGGGTTGGTGTTGATTTGGTGGCTAGTGGGGTAGTTTTGGTGGGGGTAGGAGCATTTATAGTGGCTGGGGAAGGCAGGAGTAATGGGGCAGTGGGAAGTTGTGGGGCTTTTAGTGGGGCATTGGTGGGTTTGGACTTCTTTTTGGTTGGTTGTGGGATAGAGGTTGGTTTAGATTTTGGTTTGTCTGGTGGTGGGACAGTCGATGGTGGGGTACATTTGGGGATAGTGGTTGGTGGTGGGGTAGAGGTTGGTTTGGGTTTCTTTCTCTAGGCTCGTGTTTTAATGGTCATTTTGGGCAAAAAGGGAGCAGCAAAATCACAAGGCAGCCACACAACAAAATGAGCACCCAAATAAACCAATATCCTGCTTATCAGTAAAGAGAATGGCCACATAATAACTGAGCAATATACAACGCCTAAACCACACTGTCCATAACTGTAATGTTCCTACAAAACAAATTGCCCCCAGAAGCAATATTTATCTATCAAGGAACCAACACGCATCAATATTCTCAGTATTATAACAGAATAGAGAGAGCAATACCCAAAGTAGAATGGTTTTGACCAAAAGAGTGCTGGCTTTACTGACACGAGACACTGACTGAGGTGCTCATGGACTCGGAGGTATTTGGTGGATGCTTTGGCTTGGGGATGCCTAGGCTCAGACTGGGGGTGTGATGCTTGGAGAACTCGCGCCTCTGTGTGGCTATCAAAGGGGACTAGGATGTCTAGGCTTGGTTTGGGCAATGCTCAACGCTGGCTCGAGGTGCCTGTGCTCGACTCGGTCTTGGCAAATATATGGGATGACGAGTCTTGTCTCGAAGCCGAGCATGGAAGAGGATGGCACAAATTTGGCAGATGGGCTCTCAGATGGTAGGAGTGATGTCTCAGTGTGGTAGGGTGGAGGCGTGTCTAGGTGCCTAGGATGTGCGGCGCCTGGAGTGCACGAGTGGGGTTGAACAACACCTGGGTCCGATTGTGGTGAGTGGGTTGGGGATATGGGTGATGGATGTGGAGGTTTGGGATTTGTTCGGGTATGGCTGGGCTGGTGAGGAGCTTCTCGCGACTGGGTCTGGGCAAAGAGTCAAGAGCAATGGGGAAGATGATGTAGGGTAAATGGGGCATCTGGGCATTTAGGTGATTGTatatacagatatatatatataaatatatatttgtgtaTATCTAAATGTagtaatatctatatatattgtatgttcttttttttttgtatatatatgtgtattaatatatatatacatatagtattgtatataaatataatatatatatattttcgaaTGAACCCACGACCCAGAATTGAGCCTACCTAGATTGCCACCATTTTGCATAAGTCTTGCTTCAGCAACCCAAATTTGGCGTAACTCCCTATTTTTTTCGAAAATATTTGCGTGAATTTTGCTAAAGCAAAACTTTTGCAAAACCATCAGACCCCCAAAGTTACTACCAACACACCATTTGCTTGCTTTCTTGACACCTGAAACaccaaaatacacataaaaccactccaaaaacatcacaataaaaaggaattaaaattacaaaaattaaaaataaaaatagaataattcaaaacacttatatatatatttcttttctttctttttctcctcATTTTTTTTCTACACTTTTATTTTGCACCTTCTTCTTTTTGGGTTGTCTTTCAATTAGTGCCTGAATCACTTGACAACCCAAAACAACAACAGCTTTAAGGATCCTCCAAAGTGATGTACGTCTTTTCGCAGTCGACCTCACCTCCCCAATAATGTTTCAGACGCTGCCTATTCACTTTAAACTCCCTTCCGAATTGATCTTCCCGGACTTCAACTGCTCCAAAGGGGTAAACTTTCACAACTATGAATGGGCCTGACCAACGGGACTTCAGCTTGCTAGGAAATAACTTCAAGCGCGAGTTGAAGAGTAACACTTCTGCCCCTTCTCAAAGACTCGAGCTTGAATTTTTTTATCATGCCACCTCTTCGTTTTCTCCTTAAACAACTTAGCATTTTTATAGGAGAACAACCTCATCTCTTCCAACTCATTTAACTGTAAATTTCAAGCTTCTCCAACAGCTTGGAGATCCATATTCAACTTCTTAGTGACCCAATATGCCTTATGCTCCAACTCAATGGGCAAATGGCAAGCTTTTCCAAAAACCAAACGATACGGTGACATTCCCAAAGGGGTTTTGAAAGTCATTCGATAGGCCCAAAGAGAATCATCTAATCGCTGAGACCAATCCTTTCTACTAGGATTCACCACTTTCTCTAGGATTCCCTTGATCTCTCTATTCGATATTTCCACTTGACCATTTGTTTAGGGGTGGTAGGCGGTGGTAATCTTGTGCTTCACACTATATTTGGCTAACAAAGCtgccaaaatcttgttcacaaagtgggttccttcatcacttataagcgcccttggagtgccaaaacgggtgaacacatgcttatgtaagaacttcatgaccaccttggaatcattagtCGGACTTGCCAATGCTTCAAACCACTTAGAGACATAGTCAACCACCACCAAGATATACAAATTTCCAAGTGATGGTGGAAATGGCCCCatgaagtcgattccccaaacatcGAACAATTCCACTTCAAGGATGCTATTCAAAGGAATTTCACTCCTTGCTGAAATATTTCCAACACACTGGCAGCGGTCACATCTCTTAGCAAATTCATGAGCATCCTTGAAGATAAAAGGCCAATAGTACCCCAATTGAAAAACCTTAGCGGCTGTCCTTTGCCCACCAAAATGTCCACCATAAGGAGCTGAATGACAATAATCTAGTATGCTAGAAACTTCATCCTCATGCACACAATGCCTCATGATTCGATCTAAACGTTGCTTGTACAAatagggctcatcccaataataaaatCTCACATCATGAAAGAATTTCTTGAGTTGCTGCCTATTCAAATCAGGTGGCTGCAAACCACTCACCAAATAGTTGACAAAATCAGCGTACCATGGAGTAGTGGTTtggttcacaatcaacaattgcTCATCAGAGAATGTCTCTTTAATAGGCCCTTCATTTTGCTTTTCACTTCCAGCTTCAAGTCTAGATAAATGGTCAGCCACTTGGTTCTCCGTTCATTTTCTATCCTGAATttccaagtcaaattcttgaagaagcaACACCCATTGAATAAGTCTTGGTTTAGCATCCTTCTTGGCAATTAGATACTTGATCGCTGAATGATCAGTGTAAACCACCACTTTAGTCCCCACAAGATAAGCTCTAAACTTGTCAAAATCAAACACCACCGCCACAAGTTTTTTTTCGGTGGTGGTGTAGTTCAATTGAGCATCAACTAATGTCTTGCTTGCATAATAAATGGAATGAAAAACCTTCTCTTTTCGCTGCCCAAGTACGGCACTAACAACAAaatcactagcatcgcacatcaattcaaagggcAGATACCAATCTGGAGCTACAATGATGGGTGCGGTGATAAGAGCTTTCTTCAAAGTCACAAATGCTTCTTGACACTCCTTGGAGAAATCAAATGCTCGATTTTGCTCAAGTAAggaacaaagaggcttagaaatcttttataaacctcctatagaaGCCCGCATGtcccaaaaagcttctaatccCCTTGACTGTAGTGGGTGGTCGTAATTTTTCAATGACTTCCAGCTTTGCTCTATCCGCCTCTATTCTTTTGTTAGAAATTCTATGGCCCAACACAATGCCTTCTTgcaccatgaaatggcatttttcccaattgagtACCAAATTTGTTTCTTCACTTCTCGCCAAAACTTGCTCCAAGTTAGCCAAACAAGTGTCAAAGGACTCCCCAAATACTGAAAAATCATCAATGAAGACTTCAAGAGACTTCTCCACCATATCTGAAAATATCGCCATCATAGAACATTGGAAACTGGTGGGGGCATTGCACAGCCCAAACGACATCCTTCTAAAGGCAAAGGTGCCATAAGGACAAGTAAAggtagtcttctcttggtcttctgGCGTGATggaaatctgattatagcctgaatacCCATCAAGGAAACAATAAAACATCTTTCCCACCAACCGATCAAGCATTCCGATAGTCCATGCAAACATGCCACCCCGTTACTTGTCTTGTGGGAATCAACTCATTATTTTCATTAGCCATCACCGTGACTGCACCTTTCTTAGGAACACACTGAATCAGACTGACCCAAGAACTATCTGAAATTGGGTAAACAATTCCATAATCAAGCCATTTAATTATCTCATTTCTAACaacttccttcatgataggattaAGCCTTCACTGCTGCTCAACAGAATTATTATAGCAATCCTCCAACAGAATTTTATGCATACAAAATGAGGGACTTATACCCTTGATATTTGCCATGGTCCAACCAATGGCCTTTGTATATTTCTTCAAAACAGCCAGCAGCAATTGCTTTTTTTCAGCTCCTAACATGGCTGAAATAATCACAGGCAAAGTCTCATTGTCTCTCAAATAAGCATATTTCAAGTGACTAGGCAATGGCTTCAAGTCTAATTTTGGTGGCTCTTGAATAGAGGGCTTAGGAGGCTTAAAATTCCTTTCTGACAAGTTCAATGACTCAAATGGCCTCCTAAATTTAGCAAAGGGCTGCTTTGACTCCACCCATATAACTTGGCTTTCTTCCTCTTCACTTAAGTCTTCAAGCTCTTCAAGTGACCTCACCCCCACTCCATCTTTAAAAGCTTCCTTGTGGAATTTTTCATCGACGATAAACTCAATTACACTCAGCCTAGAGCATTCCTCAATCTCATCTGGAAACTTCATAGCATTGAACACATTGAAATTCacttgttggtcattcaccctcaTAGTAAGCTCCCATTTTTGTACATCAATCAAGGTCCTCCCGGTAGCTAGAAATGGCCTGCCCATGATAATAGGAGCATCTCTATCCGCTTCATAATCAA
It includes:
- the LOC133825483 gene encoding uncharacterized protein LOC133825483; this encodes MPNYVKFLKDILTKKRRLGEFEMMVLTEGCSAILKNKIPPKLKDPGIFTIPCSIGGRDVGRALCDLGASINLLPMSILKKLGIGEARSTTVTLQLADCSMAHPEGKIEDLLVQVDKFIFPADFIILDYEADRDAPIIMGRPFLATGRTLIDVQKWELTMRVNDQQVNFNVFNAMKFPDEIEECSRLSVIEFIVDEKFHKEAFKDGVGVRSLEELEDLSEEEESQVIWVESKQPFAKFRRPFESLNLSERNFKPPKPSIQEPPKLDLKPLPSHLKYAYLRDNETLPVIISAMLGAEKKQLLLAVLKKYTKAIGWTMANIKGISPSFCMHKILLEDCYNNSVEQQ